ttcagacattgatcgacactaaggtcatattggcaaaggaaactgcaccaaatgttcgtaacaatcctctcccgaatcatagaggtgagggagtgaatgtgatagagatCGATGAGGAATGGGATCCaaaggggtcaattggactcattcgggaGGGGGACAATCCTAAAACGTCTCTCGTTACCCTCACACccattgtggtacaaacccaagcaCCGTTTAAAGTCGAGGTAACTAgacccttcactgtgatggtagccccCACGCCATCTTACATGTCCGATGctatcccatgggattatgttgcaaaatcaaggagaaaaggaaaagcaaaaatggaggaaacagGTGCGGCGCAAGGCATGACTAGAACTGATAGAGTTTATACACCTGAGCACCTGGGAGGAACAAGAAAAGAAGCTGCATCTAAGCCGCTTGTTGTTGAGGCTAGACCtgatgacctttggagaaagTTACAAGCAAGGGAATACTCTGTTTTCGATCATCTTAACAAAACTcccgctcagatatccatcttatcactgcAGCAAAACTCCGGGACACACAAGAATGGCTTAATGAAAGTActgagtgaagcttatgtacccaccaaTATCACCAGTGgggagatggccaacatggtcaGGCAGGTACTGGAGAGCCACAAAATCACCTTTCAGGAGGATgaattaccaccagaaggactaagtcacaacaagGCACTacacatcacagtgcaatttgaggataagttcatcgccagggtcctgatagatgggggttcaagtctcaataTATGCCCACTTACTACTCTAAAGAGGTTGGACAAAGGCCTGCATGAGATATGGATGGGAAATATAAATGTAAAGGCATTTGATGGATCCCAAAGAGCCAcaatcggagaaatcaacctcagcctacagatgggcccaacctggttggatgttgagttccaagtgttagatatatctgctacctaTAATCTATTATTGGGATGACCCTGGATACATACCGCTGGGGCAGTGGGTTCTACTCTGCATCAGGATGtcaagtttgagtggaaccatcaggaggTGATTATCCATGGAGATGGAAGTAACCCCATCTATACCAATCAGACCGTTCCAGTCATCGAGAATTGGAAGAaactgggtggagaaacataccatcgcattgagcgAGTTAGCGCAATTGAAAATGAGCGATGGTGGAGTaacaagaaagaaagaatattactatggataggatatgaacccggcaagggtctcggcaaaaacctccaagggatcaccaaacctgTACAACCGCAGCGTCGtggcacaacttttgggctcGGATATGAATATACTTGGCAAGAGTACCGGGATTGGTctccaccatggcgtggtccttattattcACTGGAACAATCAGTACCACCTTTGCACCAAACATTTCATCAAGGTGACATGATGTGACAATCTGAGGAAGATAAAGTCTTAGCTGGCAAGAGGAAACTGTTTCTCGATGAAGAAgatatggattgcagtgcgatagttgaggaggaggaggaggaggaagaccttaccattcagaccgtGGGGAAAGGagatgttctcaagaactggactgatgcaccatcccgggcccgcgagttcctgggtagcctggcaattagcatcaattATTGTTTTTTTCAAAATAGTTTTTTGAGCATTttagacattttcagtattttgttttgaaataattgctcgagtcatcgagccgcACTTGTTGACGTTTCCAAATTTTATTAGCGCATTACTACTTtgcgtatttattattattctctaCATTTTCTTCCTCTCTTTACATCATCactattacctatcccgatgaacctgcaactatgatatgtaatgagacaacgcaacataaggatagtgattctgaggatctggaagatgatacAATGCATGAGGAAATCTTTAGAGAAGTGAAACactttgaaaacaaaccaaagtctaatttgaatgaaactgaggcagttaacttaggggatcCTGCAACGGTCAAGGAAACACACATAAGCATTCACCCATCGccatcagagaaggaagagtacgtCATATTCCTAATGGAGTATCAAGATatatttgcatggtcctacgacgatatgactggtttgagcacatccataggctcacaagctacccactAATCCTACATGTCCACCGGTAaaacagaagctcagaaagttcaagccggatatgagtttgaagataaaagaggaagtCACTAAGCAGATCAATGCCAAGGTTCTTAGAGTAGTTGAATacccgacttggttggccaacattgtaccagttccaaagaaagatggaaaagttAGAGTATATGTTGATTACCGAGATCTAAACAtggcaagtcccaaagatgatttcccattgcccaatatacacatactgatcgacaattgcgaaaagcatgaactccaatcctttgtggattgcttcgctggatatcatcagatctagaTGGATGAAGATGATGCTGAAAAGATGGACTTTATCACACCATTGGGAATATACTGCtacaaaatgatgccatttggtttgaagaatgctagAGCCACATACTGGagagccatgacaaccattttccaagacatgatacacaaggaaatagaggtatacgtggatgatgttatcattaaATCCAAAAAGAGTACAAATCACATAGTAGACTTTaagaaattctttgatcggcttcgaaGGTACAATCTAAAactgaatcctgcaaaatgtgccttcagagtccctgctggaaaattgttaggattcatcgtTAGTCGCCGAGGGATTGACCTAGACCCATCAAAAGTCAAAGCTATCTAGGATACGCCACTtccgaagaataagaaagatgtcaTAAGATTTTTAGGGcgcctcaattacatcagccgattcatagcacaatcaaccgtgatatgTGAGCTGATCTTCAGGATACCGAGGAAAGATGCagcaacaagctggactgaagaatgccagaaagccttcgacaaaatcaaggagtatttatctaaaccaccCATTTTGGTTCcaccagaaccaggaagaccCCTGTTGCTTTATTTGTCCGTATTGGATGGAGCTTTTGGCTACGTTCTAGGACAACATGATGAGACTGGAAGAAAGGAGCatgcgatatattatctgagcaagaaattcacaccctacgaagcccgGTACTCTTTACTGGAACGTACCTCCTGTGCTTTGACAAGACAActcagaagttgaggcattatttccgtgcatacactacatatatcatatcaaggatggactcGCTAAAATActtctttcagaaacccatgcctacgtgTAAGCTAGAAATGTGGCAaatattgctgagtgagttcgacatcgtctatgcaTCTCAAAAGGCGATCAAAGGCAAGCATTGACAGATCATCTGGCAAAAAATCCCGTAGACAGAGAATACAAACCATTGAAAACATATTTTCCCGATGAGGCGGTGTCGTTCGTGGGATAAGATATCACCgaagcatatgatggttggagaatgttcttcgacagagcagcaaacttcaaaagAGTAGGTATTGGAGCTGTCTTGGTATCAGAGACTGGCCAACACTATCTGGTATCTGCAAAACTTAGGtttccatgcaccaacaatattgCGAAGTATGAGGCCTGCATTTTGGGACTCCGGTTGGCaattgacatgaacgttcaggagcTGCTGGTAATCAGAGATTCAGACCTTTTGGTgcaccaggttctaggagaatgggccacaaagaacaccaaaatatttccatatttgcattgtgtacaagagttgatcaagatattcacaaagatagaattcaaacatgttccgagaacttagaatgagttcgcagatgcattggccactttataTTCAAtcatacaacacccagacaagaacttCATCGATCCCATCCCAATAGGAATCCATAaacagccagcttattgtgctcatgttgaagaagagagtgatgaaaatccatggttccacgacatcaaggaatacttggcaaaaggagagtatcCAGAGCACAGAACCCATACTCAAAATCGCACACTTCGAAGGTTAgacaaccatttctttcaaagtggaggaattTTGTATAGAAGAACTCCAGACctgggattattacggtgtgtcgatgccaaggaggcatccagattgctcgaggaaatacatgccggaacctgCGGGCCGCACATGAATGGATTCACCTTAGCCAAAAAGATACTAAGAGtggggtatttctggatgactatggaaacatacTGCATCAAGTATGTTTAGATGTGCCACCAATAccagatacatgctgacatgatacgggtaccacccaatgaactcaatgcaacaagttcacCTTGGCCTTTCTCGGCCTGGGGTATAGATGTCATCGGCTCGATCGAGCCCGCTACTTtgaatgggcatagattcattctag
The DNA window shown above is from Nicotiana tomentosiformis chromosome 8, ASM39032v3, whole genome shotgun sequence and carries:
- the LOC138897899 gene encoding uncharacterized protein translates to MASDFMDKFRFNTENAPDVFYIQNLKKKPTKTVHEYDTQWRSEAAKVSPALEEEQMNKFFVKAQDLQYYERLMVIKNHKFSDIIKMGERIEEGIKSGMNGYTIYECRTLKDKIQTLIDTKVILAKETAPNVRNNPLPNHRGEGVNVIEIDEEWDPKGSIGLIREGDNPKTSLVTLTPIVVQTQAPFKVEVTRPFTVMVAPTPSYMSDAIPWDYVAKSRRKGKAKMEETGAAQGMTRTDRVYTPEHLGGTRKEAASKPLVVEARPDDLWRKLQAREYSVFDHLNKTPAQISILSLQQNSGTHKNGLMKVLSEAYVPTNITSGEMANMVRQVLESHKITFQEDELPPEGLSHNKALHITVQFEDKFIARVLIDGGSSLNICPLTTLKRLDKGLHEIWMGNINVKAFDGSQRATIGEINLSLQMGPTWLDVEFQDVKFEWNHQEVIIHGDGSNPIYTNQTVPVIENWKKLGGETYHRIERVSAIENERWWSNKKERILLWIGYEPGKGLGKNLQGITKPVQPQRRGTTFGLGYEYTWQEYRDWSPPWRGPYYSLEQSVPPLHQTFHQGDMM